The sequence GAGTATGGGATAGCGCACGAATACAACGAATTCCCGGGTGGGCACGATTGGGATTATGTCGACCGGGCACTTCCGACATCGCTTGCATTCTTATGCCGACACTTGCCATGCCAGAGCAAAGTAGCGCCGGACTTGGTGACAGGGGCAAAGAATTGTGGGAAGGACAAGATTCCCGCGAGGAAGGAGGTCCAATAGAGCTTTGATTGTCTATATGCCCAGAATTTTCTACCGAACTCCAACACCGTAGCTCTGTGGTCAGGTTGCTATCCAGTAGTGCAGCGTGATGCTGGCCATCTTCTAGATTGGGAGAAAATATGTGGGTCTTCACGTATGGTTCGTTAATGTATGACGGTTGGGAAGAGAAGTTCGGATGCCTCTGCCGCGAGAGGGCTCAACTTCAGGATTTCCGAAGAGATTTCAATAAAGCCTCCAGAAAATTCTGGGGAACCAATAAAGTTGAGTGTCCAACACTTGGTTTAAGGCCCGAGGTTGGGAGCAGTTGCCAGGGTATAGCATTTGGGTTCCCTGACAATGGGGATCTTTCCGAGAAGGTTCTCTTGTACCTAGGGGAACGAGAAGGTAGGAGCTTCAGCCTGAGACAACAACGCATTCACCTCAGTAGCGATGATTTCGTTCAAGCAGTTGTCCCTATAAACGAATATGCTGTAGATCTCTATGCGAAGGAGGTCTACATTGGGGACAAGAGCCTCGAAGAGCGTGCACGGATGGCGAGCATTGCGTCGGGTGTGAGCGGACGGTGTGCTAAGTACGTGGAGAATTTTCGAGCCAAACTATTGGCACTCGGGATTGACGATCCGTATGTAGAAGAGTTTTGGAAAGCTGTGAGATCTGCATCTGTGTCCCAATAGGTGTCCTCAGATATTCATTTCGTGCCAACATCCTGTTGTATGGACTCTCCGCTCTTTGGTGTTCACGCGATGGGTTCTCAGGAGAATCGCTCATAGGCTCTTGGGGCTTCGAGCGATCATTTGCCACCTCTCGCCTAGGCTTGGCTACCGTGGTCAAAGGATGACTTGCCATTCTAAAAGATAGAACGCAAAAGCGGACAGAACCGGGTGCGCCGCAGGGCGCCCCCGTTGCTATCCGAGTTCAATGTAGTCGTGCACACGAATAATCTTTTACCGGGTAGGCTGCGGGGGTATAAAAGCCGGTGATGGCAAGGGGTGGACCCCTGCGAGTGAGGTACCTATGGAGGTTATACGATGAACGAACGGTTGCGCAGGATGCGGAAGATCGGACAGGCCCCCTGGGTGGATGAGATCTCGCGCGAGGACACCCAAAGAGGAGGGCTTGAAAAGCTCGTCGAGCAGGGGATAGTAGGGGTGACCTCCAACCCCACCATCTTCCAGCAGGCGATCTCGAACTCCGAGCTCTACGACGAGCAGCTCGCCGAGCTCGCCAGAGAGCTCGACGACCCGAAGGAGATCTTCTTCCGGGTCGCCCAGCGGGACATCCAGGACGCCTGCGACATCCTCGCCCCGGTCTACGAGGAGACGAACCACCTCGACGGCTTCGTCTCTCTGGAGGTCTCTCCCGACCTCGCCTACGACACCGAAGGGACCATCGAGGAGGCCCAGAGGCTGCACGACATGGTCGACCGGCCCAACCTGTTCATCAAGATCCCCGCGACCAGGGAGGGCCTTCCGGCGATAGAGGAGATGATCTCGCGCGGCGTCCCGATAAACGTCACCCTGATCTTCTCGATCGAGCGCTACCGGGAGGTGACCCGCGCCTACATCGACGGCCTGAAGAGGTTCGTCGAGGGTGGCGGCGACCCCTCGACGGTCGCTTCCGTCGCGAGCTTCTTCGTCTCCCGGGTGGACACCGAGACCGACAGGAGGCTCGATGAGGTCGGGCGTCCGGACCTCAAGGGCCGGCTCGCGGTGGACAACGCCAAGCTCGTCTACCAGGAGTTCAAGGAGATCTTCGGGTCGGACGAGTGGAGGGAGCTCGAGGCGCGGGGAGCGAGGAAGCAGCGGCCGCTTTGGGCCTCGACCTCGACCAAGAACCCCGAGTACTCCGACGTCAAGTACGTCGAGGAGCTCGTCGGCCCCGACACCGTGAACACCATGCCGAAGAAGACCATCGAGGCCGTCATGGATCACGCCGAGATCCGGCCGACCATCGAGGAAGGCGTCGAGGAGGCGCGCGTCCTCTTCACCGAGCTCGAGAAGGCCGGGGTGGACTACGACGACGTGACGGCCACGCTCGAGAGAGAGGGCGTCCAGAAGTTCTCGGACTCCTTCGAGGAGCTCATCGAGGTCATAGAGCAGAAGAGCGGGGAGCTCGCGCGCCGGTAGCGCTGGGTTCGGTCCGGGACACCAAAAAGAGAGGAGAGCACAGGGGACATGGAGATAGGGATCTACGGGCTCGGGAGGATGGGTGCCAACATGGTGCGGCGCCTCATCGACAAGGGAGATCATCGGGTGGTGGCCGGGAACCGTTCGCCCGGCAAGGTCGACGAGGCCGTCGAGCACGGGGCCGAGGGGGCGTACTCGGTCGAGGAGTTCGTGCAGAAGCTCTCGCCACCGCGGGTTCTGTGGTCGATGCTCCCGGCCGGGGAGGTCACCGAAGAGATGCTCCACCGCTTCGCCGAGCTCGCCGACGAGGGCGACATCATCGTCGATGGGGCCAACTCCTACTTCCGCGATTCGGTGCGACGGGCGAAGGAGATCGAGGCGAAGGGCCTGCGTTTCCTCGACGCCGGCATCTCCGGCGGCATCTGGGGGTACGAGGTCGGCTACTGCACGATGGTCGGCGGCGACCGGAGCGCCTTCGAGCACGTCGAGCCCGCGCTCAAGACGCTCGCCCCGCCCGACGGCTACGCCTACCTCGGGGAGGCCGGCGCCGGGCACTTCGCCAAGATGGTCCACAACGGGGTCGAGTACGGCATGATGCAGGCCTACGCCGAGGGGTTCGAGATCCTCAAGAGCAGCCGCTACGACTACGACCTGAGGGCCATCTCGCACCTGTGGAACCAGGGGAGCGTCGTGCGCAGCTGGCTCCTGGAGCTGGCGGAGGACGCCTTCTCCAAGGACGCGGATCTCGAGAAGATAGCCGGTTACGTCGAGGACTCCGGTGAGGGGCGCTGGACGGTCTTCGAGGCGATACACGAGGACGTGCCCGCCCCGATCATCACCGGCGCGCTCTTCGCCCGGTTCGCCTCGCGGCAGGACGACTCCTTCGCCGCGAAGGTGCTCGCGGCCCTGCGCAACGAGTTCGGCGGGCACGCGGTGAAGGAGGCCGGGGCCCGCGGCGGGGAAGGGTAGGAGCAGGAGGATGGCCCTGACGACCCGCGAGAGCCGGCCTCAGGAAGTCCTGAGGGACGAGACGCGCCTGCCGCAGACCCCCGAGCCCGGCGTGATCGTCATCTTCGGCGCCTCGGGGGATCTCACATCGCGCAAGCTCGTCCC comes from Rubrobacter naiadicus and encodes:
- a CDS encoding gamma-glutamylcyclotransferase, which translates into the protein MWVFTYGSLMYDGWEEKFGCLCRERAQLQDFRRDFNKASRKFWGTNKVECPTLGLRPEVGSSCQGIAFGFPDNGDLSEKVLLYLGEREGRSFSLRQQRIHLSSDDFVQAVVPINEYAVDLYAKEVYIGDKSLEERARMASIASGVSGRCAKYVENFRAKLLALGIDDPYVEEFWKAVRSASVSQ
- the tal gene encoding transaldolase, whose protein sequence is MNERLRRMRKIGQAPWVDEISREDTQRGGLEKLVEQGIVGVTSNPTIFQQAISNSELYDEQLAELARELDDPKEIFFRVAQRDIQDACDILAPVYEETNHLDGFVSLEVSPDLAYDTEGTIEEAQRLHDMVDRPNLFIKIPATREGLPAIEEMISRGVPINVTLIFSIERYREVTRAYIDGLKRFVEGGGDPSTVASVASFFVSRVDTETDRRLDEVGRPDLKGRLAVDNAKLVYQEFKEIFGSDEWRELEARGARKQRPLWASTSTKNPEYSDVKYVEELVGPDTVNTMPKKTIEAVMDHAEIRPTIEEGVEEARVLFTELEKAGVDYDDVTATLEREGVQKFSDSFEELIEVIEQKSGELARR
- the gnd gene encoding phosphogluconate dehydrogenase (NAD(+)-dependent, decarboxylating), producing MEIGIYGLGRMGANMVRRLIDKGDHRVVAGNRSPGKVDEAVEHGAEGAYSVEEFVQKLSPPRVLWSMLPAGEVTEEMLHRFAELADEGDIIVDGANSYFRDSVRRAKEIEAKGLRFLDAGISGGIWGYEVGYCTMVGGDRSAFEHVEPALKTLAPPDGYAYLGEAGAGHFAKMVHNGVEYGMMQAYAEGFEILKSSRYDYDLRAISHLWNQGSVVRSWLLELAEDAFSKDADLEKIAGYVEDSGEGRWTVFEAIHEDVPAPIITGALFARFASRQDDSFAAKVLAALRNEFGGHAVKEAGARGGEG